The Mesorhizobium sp. M3A.F.Ca.ET.080.04.2.1 genome contains the following window.
CCAACCCGTGAGCCTGGTGAGGCTGGCGCAGAAGTTGGGATTCGCCGGCTATGGAGAATTCCGGCAGCAGTTCATCGACGCAACGCAAGAGCGCAATCAACGCGATCGCCAGTCCATCAGCCGCAACGAGTCGAGCGCGCGCACCCTCATCACCGAAATGGGAAAGAGCTCGGGGCTGAAGGATTTTGTCGATTCCTTCTTCGCTACCGAGTTGGCTGTCGTTGAGCAGGCAAGGTCCCATCTGTCGGAAGAAAAGCTCGCCAATGCCGTCGAAGTGCTTGTGCACGCCCCTAAGATATATGTGATCGGCCGCCGAACCGCCTTCACACCCGCGTTCACCCTTGCCTACACTTTGCAGAAGGCTCGGCCAAACATAGTCCTATTGGATGTTCCTGGTGGAGCGCCTGAGGGAGCGCTTGACGATATCCGCCCAGGTGACGCTTTCGTTGGGGTAACTTTTGCTCCTTTCAACAGGCTAGTCCACAGGTTGACCGAAAAGGCCTCTCACGCGGGTGCAAAAGTTATCGCCATCACCGACAGTTTCGCCGCCCCGATCAGCAAGTTCGCGGGGCCGTTGCATTTCGTAGCACAAAGCTCCGGCCGCGCGTTTCCCGAATCCGCTTTAGGAGCGATTGCTATTTCTAATATCCTTGCTGCGTTGACCATCAGCAAGCTCGGTGAGGTGGCGCAGCACAGAATCCGCGAGAATGAACGATTTCTTGTCAATTCCGGCGAGTACCTGCTATCGAACGGCCCCAAGAAACGCCGGCGCGCTTCAGAAAAGAGCTGAGGCTATTTCATTCGACAACCCAGAAATGAAGGTCCACACCGGGCGCCCTAGCCAGACGGCTCCGGGTTGTATCTGCACGACCCGATAGCGAACTGCAACGTGCCGACTGAGATGGCCCGTTGCCATCCCCGATCCTCGCACCACATCCTTTGATGTCGCCTAACCTCTCGCTAGCGGACGATGTTTCGCAACAGGCCGACTTTCTGGAGCTCGACCTCAACGGTATCGCCAGGCTTCAGCCATAATGGAGGTTGGCGCTTGGCGCCGATGCCCTGAGGTGTGCCGGTGGTAATGATATCTCCCGGCGAGAGGGTCAGAAAAAATGAAATGTAAGAGACCAGATCGCGCACCGGGAAAATCATGTAGCGCGTGTTGGAGGACTGAACTTCAACTCCGTTCACACGGGTTTTGATGTCAAGATTCTGCACATCTCCCACTTCGTCAAGGGTAACAATTGCAGGGCCGCAAGGCGTGGAAGCGTCAACCGCCTTCCCCGCCAACCACTGCGTTCCGCGATACTGAAGATCACGTGCCGTGACATCGTTCAGGACCATCACCCCAGCCACGAAGTCGAGCGCGTCTTGCGCGCTGACACCCCGACATTCGCGACCGATCACGATCGCAAGTTCACCTTCGAAATCCAGATTCTGCGTGATGTTCGAGCAGCGAATTTCTTCGAACGGGCCAATCAACGTGCTGGCGAACTTGGCAAAGATATCGGGATGGGTGGGAAGCGCCCGGCCGGTCTCGGCAACGTGATCGTTGTAGTTGAGACCAATGCAAAGCACTTTTGCCGGATCCGTGACGGGCGGGCCAAGCCGCGTGGTTTCGAGTGGTCCAACAGCAGCCCGCGGATTTTCGCGGGCACCAGCGGCGAGCCGCTTTGACAGCTCCGGCAATGCTGCTCCGTGTTCGCGCAGCAGAGCGCTTATAGAGGAGACCGAGCCAGGGGCTTGACCGTGACGATCGC
Protein-coding sequences here:
- a CDS encoding MurR/RpiR family transcriptional regulator, which codes for MTGTDLLDRIKKICVELSGQTVDAAHYVINNADDIPFYTMREVARRASIQPVSLVRLAQKLGFAGYGEFRQQFIDATQERNQRDRQSISRNESSARTLITEMGKSSGLKDFVDSFFATELAVVEQARSHLSEEKLANAVEVLVHAPKIYVIGRRTAFTPAFTLAYTLQKARPNIVLLDVPGGAPEGALDDIRPGDAFVGVTFAPFNRLVHRLTEKASHAGAKVIAITDSFAAPISKFAGPLHFVAQSSGRAFPESALGAIAISNILAALTISKLGEVAQHRIRENERFLVNSGEYLLSNGPKKRRRASEKS
- a CDS encoding fumarylacetoacetate hydrolase family protein, with product MKLVSYELSGSWRPGIVLESTVFDIAAILGDRHGQAPGSVSSISALLREHGAALPELSKRLAAGARENPRAAVGPLETTRLGPPVTDPAKVLCIGLNYNDHVAETGRALPTHPDIFAKFASTLIGPFEEIRCSNITQNLDFEGELAIVIGRECRGVSAQDALDFVAGVMVLNDVTARDLQYRGTQWLAGKAVDASTPCGPAIVTLDEVGDVQNLDIKTRVNGVEVQSSNTRYMIFPVRDLVSYISFFLTLSPGDIITTGTPQGIGAKRQPPLWLKPGDTVEVELQKVGLLRNIVR